In Armatimonadota bacterium, a single genomic region encodes these proteins:
- a CDS encoding alpha-amylase family protein: MSHELRFRQVHLDFHTSEHIPGIGSEFDPDQFVHTLSEAAVDSITCFSRCHHGYIYHDTNLPYQHPDLKCNMLIEQVRACHKADIKVPVYITAGWDHLQSTLHPEWNQVDSTGKMRGREPLTNGWGWYYLDFASPYVDYLEQQTAEICEMLGDELDGVFFDIIHQLYVHSAACMARFDQLGWDPTSEADQKRLGFLVLKELTDRLYAVVRRYSKTATVFFNGGHIGPDFRERLANYTHMEVESLPSGGWGYMHFPMTARYTRTFGLDFLGMTGKFSESWGHFQSYKNQAALEFECFSALAQGGKCSVGDQLPPRGVLDSETYKLIGSVYRQVRDVEPWCIGARALTEIAVVNSEGYQKTTERIDPRNLGAARILMEGHHQFDFVDLSADLSKYSVLILTDGLAITDMKPVEKFMARGGKVIVAAETLLDENGAVHKAFQSAVSKANGDLPYSPDFLRLAGSETDYVMYEKGVLLQATPGAESLATISEPYFNRTYATFCSHAHTPVNEATDKPGAIRKDNLVVFAHPVFSTYAKHSMSFHRDLVLGSLKTLLPTPLLEVDGPTSLQASITQQGDRRIVHLLHYIPERRGLKFDVVEDRMVITSTEVRVRGTAKSVTLVPSGESLSFEQRGDQVAFTIPQSDGKLMVCID, from the coding sequence ATGTCCCACGAACTCCGTTTCCGCCAGGTCCACCTCGACTTCCACACCTCCGAGCACATCCCCGGAATTGGAAGTGAATTCGACCCAGACCAATTCGTCCATACGCTTTCGGAAGCCGCAGTTGACAGCATCACCTGCTTCAGCCGCTGCCATCACGGCTACATTTATCACGACACCAATCTGCCCTATCAGCATCCTGATCTGAAGTGCAACATGCTCATCGAGCAAGTGAGGGCGTGCCACAAAGCTGACATCAAAGTTCCTGTCTATATCACGGCCGGCTGGGACCACCTTCAATCGACTCTGCACCCGGAGTGGAACCAAGTCGATTCGACCGGGAAAATGCGCGGCCGAGAGCCACTCACCAACGGCTGGGGTTGGTACTACCTCGACTTCGCCTCGCCCTACGTTGATTATTTGGAACAGCAAACCGCAGAAATCTGCGAAATGCTCGGTGACGAACTCGATGGAGTGTTCTTCGACATCATCCACCAGCTCTATGTTCACAGCGCAGCGTGCATGGCACGGTTCGACCAACTCGGCTGGGATCCCACCAGTGAAGCCGACCAAAAGCGCCTGGGATTCCTTGTGCTGAAGGAACTCACCGACCGGCTCTACGCCGTCGTACGGCGGTACAGCAAAACTGCAACCGTCTTCTTCAACGGTGGACACATCGGTCCTGACTTCCGCGAACGTCTTGCCAACTACACCCACATGGAAGTCGAGTCGCTCCCTTCTGGTGGATGGGGCTACATGCACTTCCCGATGACTGCGCGATACACCCGCACTTTCGGGCTCGACTTCTTGGGAATGACTGGAAAATTCAGCGAATCCTGGGGTCATTTCCAAAGCTACAAGAACCAAGCCGCCCTAGAGTTCGAATGCTTCTCCGCCCTCGCTCAAGGTGGAAAGTGCTCGGTAGGTGACCAACTTCCGCCACGAGGCGTTCTCGACTCCGAAACATACAAACTGATCGGCTCCGTATACCGCCAAGTGCGCGATGTCGAGCCGTGGTGCATCGGAGCCAGGGCGCTCACCGAGATCGCAGTTGTTAACTCCGAAGGCTATCAAAAGACCACGGAACGCATAGACCCACGAAACCTTGGCGCCGCTCGAATCCTGATGGAAGGCCATCACCAGTTCGACTTCGTCGATCTCTCGGCCGACCTCAGCAAGTATTCCGTTTTGATTCTCACAGACGGCTTGGCGATAACCGACATGAAGCCGGTTGAAAAGTTTATGGCCCGTGGCGGCAAAGTAATCGTAGCTGCTGAAACTCTGCTAGATGAAAATGGTGCGGTTCACAAGGCGTTCCAATCAGCAGTGTCCAAGGCAAATGGTGACCTGCCGTACTCACCTGATTTCCTTAGGCTTGCTGGATCCGAGACGGACTACGTCATGTACGAGAAAGGAGTATTGCTTCAAGCTACCCCTGGAGCCGAAAGCTTGGCAACGATCTCGGAACCCTACTTCAATCGAACCTACGCCACCTTCTGCTCCCACGCCCACACCCCGGTGAACGAGGCGACCGACAAGCCGGGAGCGATCCGTAAAGATAATCTGGTGGTCTTTGCGCACCCCGTCTTCAGCACATACGCCAAGCACAGCATGAGCTTCCACCGTGATCTCGTGCTCGGTTCTTTGAAGACACTGTTGCCGACACCACTGCTGGAAGTCGACGGGCCAACCAGCCTCCAAGCCTCGATCACCCAACAGGGCGACCGACGCATCGTTCACCTCCTGCACTACATCCCCGAGCGGCGTGGTCTGAAGTTCGACGTCGTGGAAGATCGCATGGTGATCACGTCAACCGAAGTTCGAGTTCGGGGCACGGCAAAGTCGGTGACTCTTGTCCCCTCGGGCGAAAGTTTGAGCTTCGAGCAACGCGGCGACCAAGTCGCCTTCACGATTCCCCAGAGCGACGGAAAGCTGATGGTCTGCATCGACTAA